A part of Candidatus Deferrimicrobium borealis genomic DNA contains:
- a CDS encoding response regulator, whose product MIVSFRDAPIRKKFVAIILLTSGLVLAGSSIVFVVNEALSFRTDARKALESAATVIGRNSVAAVKVGDAIVANESLKELRGNETILVAYLLTGENEILAAYVSPKAVPGDLPLPIDLVAGPRKVTPGELQALRMKSDTWDFRAIDVVSDITTEGGRVGTVILRASFNELEGRMKRYLPLVGLVLICSFCGAYLLSRRLAPTISRPIVELAQSMKAVSKDQNFGVRCAKHGDDEIGELVQGFNEMLGHIQSRDEKLSRHREELEEEVARRTVELVHAKDAAEAASIAKSRFLANMSHEIRTPMNGILGMSDILLQGDLPAEYQRNVELIRRSGEGLLDIINDILDFSRIEAGKIELDDIPFDIGGIVEEVAELLAAPAQSKGLELSTFVEPEVPSVLRGDPGRVKQVLVNLVGNAVKFTERGEVFVRASTQARDGESVTVRLSVRDTGIGIAPEVQEKIFDSFSQADGSTTRKFGGTGLGLTISRQLVNLMGGKIQVASEPGLGSEFAFTVPFRKGSESVHLPPVPRSDLRGVRVLVVDDNATNREIVEKQLYAWGVQCRGAGGGEEGLSVLREASSEGSPFDLAILDFNMPDIDGLSLAGMIKSDPSLAGIRLILISSVGIRGDGRKAREAGISGYLTKPIRRDILFESIAAVMGLGDPGDGDLVTRHTIEGARRRIGGKVLLVEDNPLNQEVTLGMLSVLGCDADVAGNGQEGLDAIAAKRYDLVLMDCQMPVMDGYTATRALRAREKESGGGRLPVLALTANALPGDSDACLAAGMDGYLSKPFTIKKLGNILSKWLSVEMQKEPGSASGSLVETAVAAKPPISPIDKRVLDGIRELEGAGNRGFFERVVKLYLSGAPGLVEGVLAGAEKGDMDSLLRAVHTLKSSSANVGAVGLSDLCRKIEGKARAGEPIAAGDPLLSKFEGESRSAHEALMAILVGASV is encoded by the coding sequence ATGATCGTATCGTTCCGGGACGCCCCCATCCGGAAGAAATTCGTGGCGATCATTCTGCTGACCAGCGGGCTCGTCCTGGCCGGTTCCTCGATCGTGTTCGTGGTCAACGAGGCGTTGTCCTTCCGGACGGATGCCCGGAAGGCCCTGGAATCGGCCGCCACCGTGATCGGCAGGAACAGCGTCGCCGCGGTCAAGGTCGGGGACGCGATCGTGGCGAACGAGTCGCTCAAGGAGCTTCGCGGGAACGAAACGATCCTCGTCGCCTACCTGCTCACGGGCGAAAACGAGATCCTGGCCGCCTACGTCTCCCCGAAGGCGGTCCCCGGGGATCTTCCCCTCCCGATCGATCTCGTCGCCGGCCCCCGGAAGGTGACCCCAGGGGAGCTGCAAGCGCTCCGCATGAAATCCGACACCTGGGATTTCCGTGCCATCGACGTGGTTTCGGACATCACGACCGAGGGGGGGCGGGTCGGTACGGTTATCCTGCGGGCCTCGTTCAACGAGCTCGAGGGACGCATGAAGCGGTACCTCCCACTCGTCGGCCTGGTCCTCATCTGCTCCTTCTGCGGCGCGTACCTGCTCTCCCGGCGCCTTGCCCCAACGATCTCCCGTCCGATCGTGGAGCTGGCCCAATCGATGAAGGCCGTGTCGAAAGACCAGAATTTCGGCGTGCGCTGCGCCAAGCACGGCGACGACGAGATCGGGGAACTGGTCCAGGGGTTCAACGAGATGCTCGGCCACATCCAGTCCCGGGACGAGAAACTGTCGCGGCACCGGGAGGAGCTCGAAGAGGAGGTGGCCCGAAGGACCGTCGAACTCGTACACGCGAAGGACGCCGCGGAAGCCGCAAGCATCGCGAAGTCGCGGTTCCTGGCGAACATGAGCCATGAGATCCGCACCCCGATGAACGGGATCCTGGGGATGTCCGACATCCTTCTCCAGGGGGACCTTCCTGCCGAGTACCAAAGGAACGTGGAGCTGATCCGACGCTCCGGGGAAGGGTTGCTCGACATCATCAACGACATCCTGGATTTCTCGCGGATCGAGGCGGGGAAGATCGAGCTGGACGACATCCCGTTCGACATCGGGGGGATCGTGGAGGAGGTGGCGGAACTCCTTGCGGCGCCCGCCCAGTCCAAAGGGCTCGAGTTGTCGACGTTCGTCGAGCCGGAGGTTCCTTCCGTTCTTCGGGGGGACCCCGGCCGGGTCAAGCAGGTCCTGGTCAACCTGGTCGGGAACGCCGTGAAGTTCACGGAACGCGGCGAAGTGTTCGTCCGGGCGTCCACACAGGCCCGGGACGGGGAGTCGGTGACCGTGCGCCTCTCCGTCCGGGACACGGGGATCGGCATCGCCCCCGAGGTCCAGGAAAAAATCTTCGATTCCTTCAGCCAGGCCGACGGCTCCACCACCCGGAAATTCGGCGGCACCGGGCTCGGGCTGACCATCTCGCGGCAGTTGGTCAACTTGATGGGCGGGAAGATCCAGGTCGCGAGCGAACCGGGCCTGGGGTCGGAATTCGCCTTCACCGTTCCCTTCCGGAAGGGTTCGGAGTCGGTCCATCTCCCGCCGGTCCCCCGGTCGGATCTGCGGGGAGTGCGGGTGCTCGTCGTGGACGACAACGCCACGAACCGGGAGATCGTCGAGAAGCAGTTGTACGCCTGGGGGGTGCAATGCCGCGGCGCCGGCGGGGGGGAGGAGGGGCTCTCCGTCCTCCGGGAAGCATCAAGCGAAGGGTCCCCCTTCGACCTGGCGATCCTGGATTTCAACATGCCCGACATCGACGGCCTGAGTCTGGCGGGGATGATCAAATCGGACCCGTCCCTGGCCGGGATACGCCTCATCCTGATCTCCTCCGTCGGGATCCGGGGGGACGGTCGGAAGGCGCGGGAGGCCGGGATTTCCGGGTACCTGACCAAGCCGATCCGCCGGGACATCCTCTTCGAAAGCATCGCCGCGGTCATGGGGCTCGGCGATCCGGGGGACGGGGACCTGGTGACCCGCCACACCATCGAGGGGGCCCGCCGGCGGATCGGGGGGAAGGTCCTGCTGGTGGAGGACAACCCGTTGAACCAGGAGGTCACCCTTGGGATGCTCTCGGTCCTCGGGTGCGATGCCGACGTCGCGGGAAACGGCCAGGAAGGCCTCGACGCGATCGCCGCCAAACGGTACGACCTGGTCCTGATGGATTGCCAGATGCCGGTCATGGACGGGTACACGGCCACCCGCGCACTCCGGGCCCGGGAGAAGGAGTCCGGGGGAGGACGCCTCCCCGTCTTGGCCCTGACGGCCAATGCCCTCCCCGGGGACAGCGATGCGTGCCTTGCCGCCGGTATGGACGGATACCTGTCCAAGCCGTTCACGATCAAGAAGCTCGGGAATATCCTTTCGAAGTGGCTTTCCGTGGAGATGCAGAAGGAACCGGGCAGCGCCTCCGGGTCGCTGGTGGAAACGGCCGTGGCGGCGAAGCCCCCGATCTCCCCGATCGACAAGAGGGTGCTCGACGGGATCCGGGAACTCGAAGGAGCCGGAAACCGGGGGTTCTTCGAGCGGGTCGTCAAGCTGTACCTCTCCGGTGCGCCCGGACTGGTGGAGGGGGTCCTTGCCGGAGCGGAGAAGGGGGACATGGATTCCCTCCTGCGGGCGGTCCACACCCTGAAATCCAGCAGCGCGAACGTGGGAGCGGTCGGTCTTTCGGATCTCTGCCGGAAGATCGAAGGGAAGGCCCGGGCGGGCGAACCGATCGCCGCCGGGGACCCCCTCCTGTCGAAATTCGAAGGGGAATCGCGGTCGGCCCATGAAGCGCTGATGGCCATCCTGGTGGGGGCATCGGTATGA
- a CDS encoding EAL domain-containing protein, with amino-acid sequence MTEPIDSLPLVLVVDDDPGSRMLAAASLKKAGYDSVEAADGNDAVSAFGRFRPAVILMDAMMPGMDGFAAIREIRNRPGGERVPILMMTGLDDLASIQKAYEVGATDFAIKPVNWVVLGHRVGYLLRSSRAFLDLAVSEEKTRALLRTIPDLIFRLGADGTILDLVAGQEHGAIPSNQNLAGRKLPEVLLDEAAAEALRHAEEARKTGEVRMFEYTLVVGPEPRSFEGRVVSIPDGESLFIARDITDRKKAEARLAYMAYHDPLTGLPNRVTFSDRLVRDLARAKRRNEVVGVVQVDLDRFKEVNDTLGHAAGDRLLVAVAERLQGVVRETDTLARMSGDEFCVILTDQRDEGTAIEAAHRLHSALAAPFPFDGQEMHVTASMGISLFPFNGETPETLVKNADIAMFRAKAQGRDTVQVFSEEMSAAVVERARMEKGLRRAIEKNEYVLHYQPEIDLRTGRIVGAEALVRWQTPDRGLVLPMTFIPLAEETGAIVPMSEWILRTACAQAKAWQGEGYSPFRMSVNVSARLFQQYDLSRTILDILRETGLGPGSLELEITESVAMSNLESTMKTLWKLHGFSIRVAMDDFGTGYSSLASLKKFPISLLKIDRAFIRELDRNPEDQAIVKAILAMARSLDIEVIAEGVERVEQLDLLKSFGCGLAQGFLFSKAVPAAEFTRQLGENRRIAV; translated from the coding sequence ATGACGGAACCGATCGATTCCCTCCCGCTGGTGCTTGTGGTGGACGACGATCCCGGTTCGCGGATGCTGGCCGCGGCCTCCCTCAAGAAGGCCGGCTACGACTCCGTGGAGGCGGCGGACGGAAATGATGCGGTGTCGGCGTTCGGGCGGTTCCGGCCGGCCGTCATCCTGATGGACGCGATGATGCCCGGAATGGACGGATTCGCCGCCATCCGGGAGATCCGCAATCGCCCCGGCGGGGAGCGCGTCCCCATCCTGATGATGACGGGGCTGGACGACCTGGCCTCCATCCAGAAGGCCTACGAGGTCGGGGCGACGGACTTCGCCATCAAGCCGGTCAACTGGGTGGTCCTCGGCCACCGGGTCGGATACCTCCTGCGCTCCAGCCGCGCGTTCCTCGACCTTGCGGTCAGCGAGGAGAAGACCCGGGCCCTTCTCCGGACGATCCCGGACCTCATCTTCCGGCTCGGCGCCGACGGCACCATCCTTGACCTGGTCGCGGGCCAGGAGCACGGGGCGATCCCCTCGAATCAGAACTTGGCGGGGCGGAAGCTCCCGGAAGTGCTGCTGGACGAGGCGGCTGCGGAGGCCTTGCGACACGCCGAGGAGGCGCGCAAGACCGGAGAGGTCCGGATGTTCGAATACACCCTGGTCGTCGGACCGGAGCCCCGGAGCTTCGAGGGGCGGGTCGTCTCGATCCCGGACGGGGAATCGCTGTTCATCGCCAGGGACATCACCGACCGCAAGAAGGCGGAGGCGCGGCTGGCCTACATGGCGTACCACGACCCCCTGACCGGTCTGCCCAACCGGGTCACGTTCAGCGACCGGCTTGTGCGGGACCTGGCCCGGGCCAAGCGCCGGAACGAGGTCGTCGGGGTTGTGCAAGTCGACCTGGACCGGTTCAAGGAGGTCAACGACACCCTCGGCCACGCGGCAGGCGACCGCCTCCTCGTGGCGGTGGCGGAGCGGCTGCAGGGCGTCGTGCGGGAGACGGACACCCTGGCCCGGATGTCGGGGGACGAGTTCTGCGTCATCCTGACGGACCAGCGCGACGAGGGCACGGCCATCGAGGCCGCCCACAGGCTGCACAGCGCCCTCGCTGCGCCGTTCCCGTTCGACGGGCAGGAGATGCACGTGACCGCCAGCATGGGGATCAGCCTGTTCCCCTTCAACGGGGAGACGCCGGAAACGCTCGTGAAGAACGCCGATATCGCCATGTTCCGGGCCAAGGCGCAGGGGCGGGACACCGTCCAGGTCTTCTCGGAGGAGATGAGCGCCGCGGTGGTGGAGCGGGCCCGGATGGAGAAGGGACTGCGCAGGGCCATCGAGAAGAACGAGTACGTCTTGCACTACCAGCCCGAGATCGATCTGCGGACCGGGCGGATCGTCGGGGCGGAGGCCCTCGTGCGGTGGCAGACCCCCGACCGGGGACTGGTCTTGCCGATGACGTTCATCCCTCTCGCGGAGGAGACGGGCGCGATCGTCCCCATGAGCGAGTGGATCCTCCGGACGGCGTGCGCACAGGCGAAGGCATGGCAGGGGGAGGGGTACTCGCCCTTCCGGATGTCGGTAAACGTGTCGGCCCGGCTCTTCCAGCAGTACGACCTGTCGCGGACGATCCTCGACATCCTCCGGGAGACGGGCCTCGGGCCCGGGTCCCTGGAGCTGGAGATCACCGAGTCGGTGGCGATGTCGAACCTGGAGAGCACGATGAAGACGCTCTGGAAACTGCACGGTTTCTCCATCCGGGTCGCGATGGACGACTTCGGGACCGGCTACTCCTCGCTCGCCTCCCTCAAGAAGTTTCCGATCAGCCTGCTGAAGATCGACCGGGCCTTCATCCGCGAGCTGGACCGGAACCCCGAGGACCAGGCGATCGTAAAGGCCATCCTCGCGATGGCCCGGTCCCTGGACATCGAGGTGATCGCGGAGGGAGTGGAACGGGTGGAGCAGCTGGATCTTCTGAAATCGTTCGGTTGCGGCCTGGCGCAGGGGTTCCTTTTCAGCAAGGCCGTCCCGGCGGCGGAATTCACCCGGCAGCTGGGGGAAAACAGGAGGATCGCCGTCTGA
- the infA gene encoding translation initiation factor IF-1, whose translation MAKDDLANLEGTVTEARGGGNFVVKLENGHTLTAKLGGAMRRFRIRVISGDRVTIGVSPYDPTHGLILYRHKN comes from the coding sequence TTGGCAAAGGACGATCTGGCGAATCTGGAAGGAACCGTGACCGAGGCCCGCGGCGGCGGGAATTTCGTGGTCAAGCTGGAAAACGGCCACACGCTCACGGCGAAGCTCGGCGGCGCCATGCGCCGGTTCAGGATCCGCGTCATCTCGGGGGACCGCGTGACGATCGGCGTCTCCCCCTACGACCCGACCCACGGCCTCATCCTCTACCGCCACAAGAACTGA
- a CDS encoding DUF1820 family protein: protein MKSKSVYRVLFRNQESLYELYARKVGQGALFAFVEVEEILFGNRGGVLVDPSEERLKSEFAGVKRTYIPLQAVVRIDEVEKEGTNKIVSLAAPQGNVSQFPMPPGTLGTKPGKG from the coding sequence GTGAAATCGAAGTCCGTCTACAGAGTGCTCTTCCGGAACCAGGAGAGCCTGTACGAACTTTACGCCCGGAAGGTGGGGCAGGGAGCGCTGTTCGCCTTCGTCGAGGTCGAGGAGATCCTCTTCGGCAACCGGGGCGGCGTGCTCGTCGACCCGTCGGAGGAGCGGTTAAAATCCGAGTTCGCCGGCGTCAAGCGCACCTACATCCCGCTGCAGGCCGTGGTGCGCATCGACGAGGTCGAGAAGGAGGGGACGAACAAGATCGTCTCCCTCGCCGCGCCCCAGGGGAACGTGTCCCAATTCCCGATGCCGCCCGGGACCCTCGGGACGAAACCCGGCAAGGGCTGA
- a CDS encoding LL-diaminopimelate aminotransferase has protein sequence MARVNEHYLKLKAGYLFPEIGRRVRAFAAANPSAKVIRLGIGDVTRPLPPAVLAAFHGAVSELGDEKTFMGYGPEQGYDFLIDTLIEKAYAPLGVHLKRSEIFISDGSKCDTANILDIFALDNKVAIGDPVYPVYNDTNVMIGRSGPADERGYYQGIVYLPCTEANGFFPDVPKRKVDIVYLCSPNNPTGTVATKAQLEGWVDYAVANDAVIFFDAAYEAFITEPGYPRSIYEIEGAKRCAVEFRSFSKTAGFTGVRCALTVVPEEVTANTPTGERVALNKLWNRRQTTKFNGVSYPVQRAAAAVYSDEGWRQTKAIVDYYMENAKLLREGLAGAGLTVYGGVNAPYLWLKTPGGISSWDFFDRLLTGCHVVGTPGSGFGPSGEGFFRLSAFCNRDNVVEAVERIRRSLR, from the coding sequence ATGGCACGCGTCAACGAGCATTACCTCAAGCTGAAAGCCGGGTACCTCTTCCCGGAGATCGGGCGCCGGGTCCGGGCCTTCGCCGCGGCGAACCCGTCCGCGAAGGTCATCCGCCTCGGGATCGGCGACGTCACGCGTCCGCTGCCGCCCGCGGTGCTGGCGGCGTTCCACGGCGCCGTCTCCGAGCTCGGCGACGAGAAGACGTTCATGGGGTACGGCCCCGAGCAGGGGTACGACTTCCTCATCGACACGCTGATCGAAAAGGCGTACGCCCCGCTGGGCGTCCACCTCAAGCGGAGCGAGATCTTCATCTCGGACGGATCCAAGTGCGACACGGCGAACATCCTCGACATCTTCGCCCTCGACAACAAGGTGGCGATCGGCGACCCCGTCTACCCGGTCTACAACGACACGAACGTGATGATCGGACGCTCGGGACCGGCCGACGAGCGCGGATACTACCAGGGGATCGTCTACCTTCCGTGCACCGAGGCGAACGGCTTCTTCCCCGACGTCCCGAAACGGAAGGTCGACATCGTCTACCTGTGCTCCCCGAACAACCCGACCGGCACGGTCGCGACGAAGGCGCAGCTCGAAGGGTGGGTCGACTACGCCGTCGCCAACGACGCGGTGATCTTCTTCGACGCTGCCTACGAGGCGTTCATCACGGAGCCCGGCTATCCCCGCTCGATCTACGAGATCGAAGGCGCGAAGCGGTGCGCCGTCGAGTTCCGCAGCTTCTCGAAGACCGCCGGTTTCACCGGGGTGCGGTGCGCGCTGACGGTGGTGCCGGAGGAGGTGACGGCGAACACGCCGACGGGCGAGCGGGTGGCGCTCAACAAGCTGTGGAACCGCCGGCAGACCACCAAGTTCAACGGCGTCTCCTACCCGGTTCAGCGGGCCGCGGCGGCGGTCTATTCCGACGAGGGGTGGCGGCAGACGAAGGCGATCGTCGACTACTACATGGAAAACGCGAAGCTCCTCCGGGAGGGGCTTGCGGGCGCGGGACTCACCGTCTACGGCGGCGTCAACGCCCCCTACCTCTGGCTGAAGACCCCGGGCGGGATCTCCTCGTGGGACTTTTTCGACCGCCTTCTCACCGGGTGCCACGTGGTCGGTACGCCCGGCAGCGGATTCGGACCGTCGGGCGAGGGATTCTTCCGGCTGTCGGCCTTCTGCAACCGCGACAACGTGGTGGAAGCGGTGGAGCGGATCCGGAGGAGCCTGCGGTAA
- a CDS encoding NUDIX hydrolase, with protein METRNRATLFSGLVVDIEQFEVRIGKKGWHTYQIVRHPGGVGVLPLHDDGTVTLIRQLRPAVGGTLLEIPAGRLQPGEDPAACGGRELVEETGLSARELLPLGHFYPSPGVFDEVIHLFLGTGLSQGNAEPEQYEEIATVRMPIGEALRLAASGEIRDGKTIAALLRAGSVVR; from the coding sequence ATGGAAACGAGAAACCGGGCGACGCTTTTTTCCGGGCTGGTCGTGGACATCGAGCAGTTCGAGGTCCGGATCGGCAAGAAGGGGTGGCACACCTACCAGATCGTGCGGCACCCGGGCGGCGTCGGCGTCCTCCCGCTGCACGACGACGGTACCGTTACCCTGATCCGGCAGCTGCGGCCGGCGGTGGGCGGCACCCTCCTCGAGATCCCGGCGGGCAGGCTTCAACCGGGCGAGGATCCGGCGGCGTGCGGCGGCAGGGAATTGGTCGAGGAGACGGGGCTCTCCGCCCGCGAACTGCTCCCCCTCGGCCATTTCTACCCCTCCCCCGGCGTCTTCGACGAGGTGATCCACCTGTTCCTCGGAACCGGGCTGTCGCAGGGGAACGCGGAGCCGGAGCAGTACGAGGAGATCGCGACGGTGCGGATGCCGATCGGGGAAGCGCTTCGCCTCGCGGCATCGGGCGAGATCCGGGACGGGAAGACGATCGCGGCGCTGCTGCGGGCGGGGAGCGTCGTCCGATAG
- a CDS encoding NADPH:quinone reductase: MKAIRVDAFGPPEVMRLQEVPDPAPGPGQVLVRIRAAGVNPVETYIRSGAYARRPALPYTPGHDAAGIVEAVGDGVTGVAAGDRVYTSETVTGAYAELALCSVARVHPLPASVSYAQGAAVGVPYATAWRALFQRIRAVPGETVLVHGASGGVGVAAVQIARAAGLRVFGTAGTAEGIALVLRERAHAVFDHRSAGYMEEAVAATGGRGFDVILEMLANVNLPRDLKALAMGGRVVVIGNRGTVEIDPRDAMARDASIVGMSLFNIPDTDRAVVHAALVAGLENGSLRPVIGRELPLSAAPESHVAVMSPGARGKIVLLP, translated from the coding sequence ATGAAGGCGATCCGCGTTGATGCGTTCGGTCCGCCCGAAGTGATGCGCCTGCAGGAAGTTCCGGATCCCGCGCCGGGACCGGGGCAGGTGCTGGTCCGAATCCGGGCCGCGGGAGTGAACCCGGTGGAGACGTATATCCGCTCCGGGGCGTATGCCCGGCGCCCGGCGCTCCCCTACACCCCCGGGCACGATGCCGCCGGCATCGTCGAGGCGGTGGGAGACGGCGTCACGGGGGTCGCCGCAGGCGACCGCGTGTACACCTCGGAGACGGTGACCGGCGCCTACGCGGAGCTCGCGCTGTGCAGCGTTGCGCGGGTCCACCCGCTTCCCGCCAGCGTCTCGTACGCGCAGGGGGCCGCGGTCGGCGTTCCGTACGCCACCGCCTGGCGCGCCCTCTTCCAGCGGATACGAGCCGTGCCGGGAGAGACGGTTCTGGTCCACGGAGCGAGCGGCGGCGTAGGGGTAGCGGCGGTCCAGATCGCCCGGGCCGCGGGACTGCGCGTCTTCGGCACGGCGGGGACCGCCGAGGGGATCGCCCTGGTCCTGCGCGAGAGGGCGCACGCCGTCTTCGACCACCGTTCGGCCGGGTACATGGAAGAGGCGGTGGCGGCGACGGGGGGCCGGGGGTTCGACGTCATCCTGGAAATGCTCGCGAACGTGAACCTGCCGAGGGATCTCAAGGCCCTCGCGATGGGCGGCCGGGTCGTCGTGATCGGCAACCGGGGGACCGTGGAGATCGACCCGCGGGATGCGATGGCGCGGGACGCCTCGATCGTCGGGATGTCCCTCTTCAACATCCCGGATACCGATCGGGCCGTCGTCCACGCCGCCCTCGTCGCGGGGCTCGAGAACGGGTCGCTTCGGCCCGTCATCGGCCGCGAGCTGCCGCTGTCGGCGGCGCCGGAGAGCCACGTGGCAGTGATGTCGCCGGGCGCCAGGGGAAAGATCGTCCTTCTCCCGTGA
- a CDS encoding YtxH domain-containing protein has product MGNRNGDVMMGALLVLTGAILGAGAALLVAPQTGRATRRDIARYARKTSRTLEGVAGEVAERVAEMADAVEEKAEEVLEKGKDLSNESREAILDAFNEGQQRLGRQRDRLAKMFG; this is encoded by the coding sequence ATGGGCAACAGGAACGGCGACGTGATGATGGGAGCGCTGCTGGTGCTGACGGGTGCGATTCTCGGGGCCGGTGCGGCCCTGCTGGTCGCGCCGCAAACGGGCCGCGCAACGCGCAGGGACATCGCCCGGTATGCCCGGAAGACGAGTCGGACGCTGGAGGGTGTGGCGGGGGAGGTTGCCGAACGCGTGGCCGAAATGGCCGACGCCGTCGAGGAGAAGGCGGAGGAGGTCCTCGAGAAGGGGAAGGATCTCTCCAACGAGTCCCGGGAGGCGATCCTCGACGCCTTCAACGAGGGACAACAGCGGCTGGGACGGCAACGGGACCGACTGGCGAAAATGTTCGGGTAG
- a CDS encoding S1 RNA-binding domain-containing protein, producing MEPDEEKMETPGEPEEETFGEMLDRSFVAPTRYEPGRKVSARVVKVTPEWVFLDLGRKGEGVLAAKELLDEAGAVRVKEGDALEAYFVSSDGSEMLFTTRVAGGAAGSAQLEEASNSGIPVDGVVVKEIKGGYEVRLAGGARAFCPHSQMDLPRSGGSEERVGKHAAFRITKYGEKGRNIVVSRRVLLEEEEERKTREVMATLTEGMVMTGTVTAVREFGAFVSVGPIEGLLPISEIGWDRVEDIQSVLSVGQEVEVAITRLDWANKRFSFSLKKTLADPWETAVDRFAAGSLHVGKVARLTAFGAFVSLGGGVDGLLHISKLGGGKRIRSAGEVLRAGQEIEVKVDSVDPVKRRVALSLPGTESPEAPGEEAEDYTKYLAPPPAAPALGSLGEALKAKMERKGK from the coding sequence GTGGAGCCGGACGAGGAGAAGATGGAAACGCCGGGGGAACCGGAAGAGGAGACGTTCGGGGAGATGCTCGACAGGAGCTTCGTCGCCCCGACGCGGTACGAGCCCGGGAGGAAGGTGTCCGCCCGGGTCGTCAAGGTGACCCCGGAGTGGGTTTTCCTCGACCTGGGACGGAAGGGCGAGGGTGTGCTTGCGGCGAAGGAACTGCTGGACGAGGCGGGGGCGGTGCGGGTCAAGGAGGGGGACGCACTCGAGGCGTACTTCGTCTCCTCGGACGGCAGCGAGATGCTCTTCACCACCCGCGTCGCCGGGGGGGCGGCCGGGTCCGCGCAGCTCGAGGAGGCCTCGAACTCGGGGATCCCCGTGGACGGCGTCGTGGTGAAGGAGATCAAGGGGGGGTACGAAGTCCGCCTCGCGGGAGGGGCGAGGGCGTTCTGCCCCCACTCGCAGATGGACCTTCCGCGGTCCGGGGGTTCGGAGGAGCGCGTCGGGAAGCACGCCGCGTTCCGGATCACGAAGTACGGGGAGAAGGGCCGCAACATCGTCGTCTCCCGCCGGGTCCTGCTGGAAGAAGAGGAGGAGCGGAAAACGCGGGAGGTGATGGCGACGCTCACCGAGGGGATGGTGATGACGGGGACCGTCACCGCGGTCCGGGAGTTCGGCGCCTTCGTTTCCGTAGGCCCGATCGAGGGGCTGCTCCCCATTTCGGAGATCGGGTGGGACAGGGTGGAGGATATCCAGAGCGTTCTCTCCGTGGGACAGGAGGTCGAGGTCGCGATCACGCGGCTCGACTGGGCGAACAAACGTTTCTCCTTCAGCCTCAAGAAGACCCTCGCGGACCCGTGGGAAACCGCCGTCGACCGTTTCGCGGCGGGGTCGCTCCACGTGGGAAAGGTTGCGCGCCTGACCGCCTTCGGGGCCTTCGTCTCCCTCGGCGGGGGAGTCGACGGTCTGCTCCACATATCGAAACTCGGCGGGGGAAAGCGGATCCGGAGCGCGGGCGAGGTTCTCCGCGCGGGGCAGGAGATCGAAGTGAAGGTGGATTCGGTCGACCCCGTGAAGCGGCGCGTCGCCCTCTCCCTCCCGGGGACGGAGAGCCCGGAGGCGCCCGGAGAGGAAGCGGAGGATTATACGAAGTATCTCGCTCCGCCGCCCGCCGCCCCGGCCCTCGGTTCCCTGGGGGAAGCCCTCAAGGCGAAAATGGAGCGGAAAGGGAAGTAA
- a CDS encoding alpha/beta hydrolase-fold protein, which translates to MNVEYHRWWSRNLGQDMELKVYGQAGKPVVVFPCQGGRFHEYEDFGMVEACRPFIDAGAVTLFTLDSVDRQSWLNEGAHPADRARRHNDYDRYVVLEAAPFIRGRFPNASGILATGCSMGGYHSANFFFRHPDVFDAVIALSGVYKLSRFIGEYMDDNVYFNAPLAYLPALTDPWYLDRYRRSRIVVCVGQGAWEDEMVADTRALQAILTSKGIPAWIDFWGHDVNHDWPWWRRQMPYFLEIINL; encoded by the coding sequence ATGAACGTCGAGTACCACCGCTGGTGGAGCCGGAACCTCGGGCAGGACATGGAGCTCAAGGTGTACGGCCAGGCGGGGAAGCCGGTGGTGGTGTTCCCCTGCCAGGGCGGGCGGTTCCACGAGTACGAGGATTTCGGGATGGTCGAGGCGTGCCGGCCGTTCATCGACGCGGGCGCCGTCACCCTCTTCACCCTGGACAGCGTGGACCGGCAGTCGTGGCTGAACGAGGGGGCCCACCCCGCGGACCGCGCGCGAAGACACAACGACTACGACCGGTACGTCGTCTTGGAAGCCGCCCCGTTCATCCGGGGGCGATTCCCCAATGCATCGGGGATTCTCGCGACGGGGTGCAGCATGGGGGGGTACCACTCCGCGAACTTCTTCTTCCGCCACCCCGACGTCTTCGACGCCGTGATCGCCCTGTCGGGCGTATACAAGCTCTCCCGGTTCATCGGGGAGTACATGGACGATAACGTCTACTTCAACGCGCCTCTCGCCTACCTGCCGGCGTTGACCGATCCGTGGTACCTCGACCGGTACCGGCGCAGCCGGATCGTGGTGTGCGTCGGCCAGGGGGCGTGGGAGGACGAGATGGTGGCGGACACCCGCGCCTTGCAGGCGATCCTCACGTCGAAGGGGATCCCCGCGTGGATCGACTTCTGGGGGCACGACGTCAACCACGACTGGCCGTGGTGGCGCCGCCAGATGCCGTACTTCCTCGAGATCATCAACCTGTAG